GAGTAACTtaagttttttatatttttgaaagtAATTAGTAACTGGAGGTGAATAGGTCCATGGATCCAATCAGTTTGAGcccgcctcctcctgcagcagcagcatcactgatgAAGAAACATCTTAAATGGTTCAGAAGAGGTGGAGACTCTGTTTTAAAGATGTAGTAGACAGATGCATCCTAGAAAACCTGAAATCTACCTTTCCAGTTAATACAATCTGGGTTTAGGTTTAACTGACCAAATACTCAGGGAAATATTTGTATTgccctggattttttttctatgtAAGCCCCTTACATAGATCTCCTATgtaaacttcttttttttattaaatacacTAAGCTAATACACCAAATCTTTTGACTCACTTGACGGCATAATCTCTAGTTTCGGTAGCGGGTAGCACAAACATTGATTTAGCCTTCTCATTTCCAGTCTAGAATTGTCAGAGGTTCCTTTTTGTCTATCtattctttacttttacttgtgtAAAAAGTTGTAGTGCCTCCTTCACCGCTGCCTGGAGAACAGGATGTGTTGGAGCATAATTCTGCTTGGTGGCTGGAGCTCAAAGCTAAAGTACAATGTAGCTGCCACATGTGGTCTGCTGTGTGCCCACAgatctctctgctgcagcataACCCACATGTTGAGAGGTTGTGTCTTATTGACAACATTTAAGCACTTCACAAGTGACATCTAACAGAAACAAGATCATATTTTTAATACGGTGCTGTATTTGTAATCTGTTATGAAAGTGGTTTGTTGTCTTCAGATGAGCAGGCCTGCGTCTGACAGTGAATCTGAGGCAGATGACTTGGAGTcgctcattcattcattgtctATAAGAGTAGAATATTACAGGTACGACCCACATGAAACTAAATAAAGCAAATCAGCCTATGACTCCAGTGAATTACGATGTATATAATGTATGATGTTTATGATCACATAGAAATGCACAGCACTTTACTGGTGTGTTAATACAGATTgtcactttttctctctgtcacaggTCGTTTGAGTATTGTCTAAAGTGGGAAGAGTCCATGTATACCACACGCTCCTCCAGAATAAAAAAGGCCTCCAAGAAGAGCCCTCAGAGAAGTCCCAGTCCTAACGAGGAAGACATCCAGCGCAAGTTGAGGgggaagaagaggcagaagaagacTGAAGCTGGCGACGGCGCAGTTAATACAAATAAGTTGAGCAACCGGGACCTCATTGACATCATCAATGACACGAATGATGCCAAATCTCTGGCTGAGGAGGTTGAGGGAAAGTCTGTGGAGGTcgctgataaagcagtggacGAGTCAGATGAAGACTGCgtctctgtcagcagcagcatcgcCTCTGGTCCCTCCACCTTTTGTCCCACCAACCTCAAGAGATGGAGTTCTTTACAGAGCTTGTGCTCAGCGTGTCAGAAGCTCTACCAGAGAGCAGAGAAGATGAAAACACCAATCAAAGACAAACTCTTAGACGATGGTGAGTCAATTCACTTCTTGTATAGGAAACAAGATGGAAATGTCTGTGAAGGGAACTTTGGTCACTGCCACAGCAAGTACACAGGAAAGAATATTGTTAAGACAGTATATTGAATAAGATAGCATAGTgaggtggtgcagtggtttgtCGCCGTCGCCTCACAACAAGTAGGTTCCTGGTTCagctggggtctttctgtgtggtgTTTGCATTTTCTACCCGTGTTGGCGTGGGTTCTCTGCcggtactccagcttcctcccacagtccaacgACTTGTGGATTGGTGTTAGGTAAATTGGAGACTaaattcattttgtttcatttcattttgtgaatgtgagagGGTTGATGTCTCTCTatgataatggatggatggatgataacATAGTTGTATTGTGGTTTATTTGGCATGTCATATTATTTGCCTGGACAGAACAATGGCTCTCATTTGCGGTGGTCAAAGTCTCCACATAACTCAGCCTTAGTTATAAATaacactttttcattttgtgtgaacTACCCCTCAAAGTAGCTGCCTGAGAAAATaagtatgaaatataaaaaaatattaggGCACATATTTTACTGGTCTGTATTCAGTGCACAGATggattttaacatgtttatctttgtgtttttttcttcagatcCCAACTCTCTGACATGTGACCACTGGGTACTGATCAAACAGTGGAGACCCAGAAGGCTGCCCAATGCACGAGGGTAAGACATCCTGAGTATGTGTCCCCACTCAGACCTGGTACTAGCATCCGTCgtgtgatccgatcacaagcgGTCCGTGGCTGAGTGCAGGTGTGAACGCTCCCAAATGCGTCCTGAGATCTGGTCACAAATGAATGACCAACTACTCATTACTTCTTCTGCTACAGTTTCACTATGAaacaagcattttttttttatccttctcAAAGTCCATACATCTGTTGGGTTCGCGGTCACAATATCAACaatgatcatcacataatgaccAATGCTTTCGTTAAATcggtaaaatctttcttcatacCAGAGCTACACATCGTTTATTCAGCCCCTCGTCACTCTCCTTCTCTCGCTCGCTTTTggcaacacaatcacacacattgtCACAAATGACGTATAAGAGTGgtgaagtgagatccgatcacaagtgttCACAGGAGAcccattcaggacacattttaatgccaggtgtgaaaaGACGAACGtagatctctcaggacggatgtcAATCCCAGGTCTGAACTTACAATTGCTGGTTTCCAGTGGCACGTCAACAACCAGGGTAATTCACGTGCTGCCTCTCTGTGTTGTCAGGAAGCTTTTGACCCATGTGAAGGTGGTTAAGAAAAGACTCAATTCAGGTGTGAAGCGCAGTGAGATGTATGAGACGGAGTCATCAGCCTGCTCGCGACCGCACACTTTCCTACAGAGGTGAGGCTTCTGTTCACATTTAATGCACATTTTCTACAGTATCAAAGCAGGTCAGTCTGTTAACATCAGAAATGACtttcctgttggtgtgtgtttgttccaggAACCTTCGGTGCTGTGTCAGAGTGCCAGCgaagaaggggaggaagaggaagattaGGAGGAAGAGGGCAAGAGGTGACTCTCAGGGTTCTCGCCCTGCTAAGCAACGACGTCTCCACAGCAACAGTCCCCGCCAGCACCTCAGTAGAAGCTGCACTCGTGGCAGCAGCCCTCAGCCAACCAGCAGTCTCAGCAGCAGTCCAGCTTTTGAGAGATGTGACGATCGAAAAGGCGACAATCAAGCGGACAAACACACGACTGTTGAGGTGACTCCCTGCACGGTCCATCTGGAAACCCTCAAGATGAAGGATCTTCCCCCTGAGAAGAAAACACCAAAGAAGAGTGGATTCGGAAAACTGCTTTCCCAGCTGCGCGGCAACAGCAGCATGATCGTCAGAGAAAAATGTTAGCGAGGTGACTCCGCTTTGTTTTAAACTTCTCTTTAAAGGTTTTAAACAGCTACAGTGTTCAAGTGCTGATGTAGCTTGTTCTTGTGTTGCTCTGTAGGTTTTCAGTggccccgtacacacctggtattaacatccgtcctgagagatccgatcacaagtggccagCGCTAAGTTCACATCTGAAGTCCTGAAACCTGAATGTGTCTCccgtgaccacttgtgatcggatctcacttccccactCTACATACAAATTCACACGAACGTCATTTGTGTTAGTTAAGACCAAACAATGTTGTTTTGAGCCAGGGTCAGCCATATGTGCGatgtcaccgtgtgtgtgttcctgtacttctatctttgtgaggaccattttaagcatagaccctacagagtgaggacattttgactggtgctcactttttcaatgtgctgtttgagggttaagacttggttttagggttaaggtaagggttagggtaaggCATTTAGTTTAAATATAAGGTTAGGGTACAGGGCTAATGAAtatattatgtcaatgagtgtcctcactaagatagaagtgcAAACGCGTATGTGTGTCGGCACGAGCACATACACCAATTTAATAAACATATCGATCATCATGTGTTGATCAGTGTCAAATCAGcgagaagagaaaaaataagtttgatttgtaGTGAAAATGCAGCGgctcagaggacgtcagctgagtaggaggtcctcatatgtggcccaggacggatttgtgttcacactgctaaaagaatATAGTGTGGTTTACTGGGTGTGTACGGGGCCAGAGATTTCTGTCGGCCGATAATAAAGCCGATCTTTCTCAGATATCGGTATCTGTGTTTACTGATATGAAAAGTTTTGttcaacagaataaacaatgcagaaaagatgcacatttatgtttacattttacataaacaataatgtttattttcttaattcaggTTATTTAtatgtggttgtatttgtgttttctttttatttatatttatttataataaagtttttgttaaactgtaaaatatcaagcctcaatcaCATTCCTTAGTTATGTTTTATAAATTTGAAGTTGAACTACTTTGATATTCTATAAATCTTAGTGTGAACTGTAAACTGCCCATTACAATCTTTATGAGcagggtttttgtttgttgtttccacaCAGAAAAAGTGACTAAAAAGTTCAACCAGAACAAACTGTCTGCAGACTAATaaacacttgtttttctcaGAGTGATGATGGATGaacttcctttttttcccccacaacGCAGTGCTcaaagaaaacagcagttttaatttgtaaaaaaaattacaatttgtaATAAAACGTTAACATGTAAACGGCTCTGGGAACATTCACAGAAGCCGAAATCTAGATATTTAAATGTGGTACCTGCTTTGTTCAGTTAGAAAGTGGTGTGGGATTGTGGCACTGTACATTCTGCCCAAACACTAATTACCAAGtacatttaaaggtccagtgtgtaagatttaggtgacagggatctattggcagaaattgaatataaaataatcctagtgatgttttcactaatgtgtTATTATCTAAATTTGACAAAtcgttgttttctttaccctagaatgaatcctttatattgaaatacttttttatttacatctggagcgggtcttctctacggaggccgccatgttttttttacagtaacccaaactgaaggctaccacagtttctctgtcatgtttggaaggggagggtgagttgaggggtattcagctgcaacatgcaacatcaccactagatgtGACTTAATTCTATACATTGATGAGCTGCAGGTTTTGGACTTGTGGAAACCAGACTCAACCTCTAAAAGTCCACATGGTGGCGCTATTTCTCTTCACAATCACAATCACCTTGTTATCCAAGAGTATGTTAACATAGATAGAATTGTTCTGGCTTCCATTAGCGCTCGTTGTGCTTCCACACAATGCCAAGCGCAAATACACAGAACACTtccacagcacacacacgcacagtgttgCTGTTGCTATAAGTCAGTGCAGTCGTCAGCAGTGCAGTGACTCAGACCTGTTCCCCATTAACACACAtctccacctgtctgcaggAAAGACCAGGGGAGTGATTAGTAACATTAGCCATCATGTGGTGTCCCAGTGAGCCAGTGTGGACCTGGTTCTGCTACATCTACATCACTATGCAGCAAACTGAAGCCAAATGCTCCATGCTCCATCCATTAGAGCTTTAAAACCAATTTGAAAACTTATTTATTCACAAGTACCTTTAACCAAACTATATCTGGAGGATTTTGCAGAGGATAAAGCAGGTATGGCTCGTTTTTATAACACCAGTTAGTGTTGGGGATTTGAGGAGCTTTACAAACTAATGTTATTTCTGAGATCTTGGTGCTGATTCCAGTGAATGAGGAGGAAGGGTGGGGAAAAGGAGTAAGAGATAAGGGGCTGTTTACTTGTGGGATTAGTGTATTGTGAGAGTATGGATGGGGATTTAGAGTTAGAACTTCCAAACTAGGAAACGTGTCTGCTGACTGATTCAGCATTACACACATAGAGTTTAATTCTAATCAATGAATGCATTGATTTATAATCCATCGTCCATCCTTTATCTATACTGCCTATACTCTGAGGGacgtgggaggggggggggggggggggggggggggggggggtgtccaaTGTGAGCAAAACCTGACATTGGACACCTTTCAGTTCagattgaaattgaaatgaactGATGAAATAAATACGTCATATCTTTTAATGTGTACGCTCATCATGTTCCATCTCAAAGGGGCATTTGTTGATTTAATGTGAAGTGgaaactgtaaatgtgaaagCAGGAAACAATTTTGAGATGGAACGTGATAGATGGACTGTCTCGATAGTGtgttgaaaaacagaaaaacaagtgataactttttttatctattgttaatttaattttaaccttttttagctatatttttgtatgtttcttttatccttttctttttcagttttgatgtAACATCATTTTATCTGTTGTCTTTAATTTTAGACTTTGTATGACCAGGTCAGCGCCTGTtctaaatctgcctgtttggaatgttctGTCCTGAGTTGATGCTCTGGGGAttcttcagaattattccttgtcattagtgacttctcctcaaacagttctacaatacaCGGTCACTTTTTACTGTTTGCGCGCTGGACGTTGttttcatcctacctggtttatctgcaatgaagattttatagtcaatgtttcTCATAACATGAAACTGAATTAGCTTTActactgttcacgtgtgtaaCTTATATTACACAGATGTTAGGATAACTTGATTACTTACTTGAAATTACAGATTTTACATGacattgtattattttgttttgtatattttacttttaatattctttttattatttgtcctctttgtgacgcactttgttttttggaaaggtgctaaacaaataaacatattatatatatatatatttttcaatcgGTTATTTTAGTAATTCTTAGTTAAACTTCGTATAAGTCTATAATTATTACAGTGTTAGGATTATGGTACAGACTTCAGAGGGATGTTGATGACATCGGTGTTGAAACGAGACAGAGGTGAAGCTCtgaacactcacacaaacacacactaatggTCCGTTGCCAGTGAAAGACAGTGTTCATGCCCACAGTACTCGCCTGCTGGAATCATATAAGACAGTGACGCAAACACAACAAGTGTGTTCACACTCTGCTGAGAGCTGCTTCTTGTCCTGATTCATCAGAGCATGGAGattggagacacacacacattacacaatgTTTGATTCTCATCATCATGCTTTTCTTTTGCCAATAGGTCCTGATTATCACAAAGCAAAGGTCTCAGGGCCAAAACAATTCaagcagagcacacacacacacacacacacaaacagtgggTATCCTGTGATAGAACCACTATCAGCACCTGACACCTCGAAAACAGGAAAAACGTTTCAGCAGGAACACAGATGTGCTGGAGTGTTTAGGGGAGGAGCATGAACACAGCTATAAAACGCCTCTGGACACGAGTCTGGCTCAACTCCGCTCAGCTGAGAAAGGAGAAGGACTGTCTCCATCATGTCGTACTATGAGGTAAGGCTCGCAAACTTTTATctaaacacacaaatctgtgtTTAGGATGCAATTTGTCCACCCatcccttcccttccctttgTTCCCTCAATCCTCATCAtccatctttctgtctccaGCATATCTTCCTCAACTACGACTTAAATGACACAGGCTCAGGTTCTGGTTCTGGAGAGCTCGGTGTGGATCTGGAGGAGCCCTGCGAGGTGGAACACGTGATGACCACTGATCTTCAGCGGGTTTTCCTGCCCGTGGTCTACGCTCTGATCTTCATCCTGGGCATCACTGGGAACGGCCTGGTGGTCGTCGTGCTGGGCTGCCAACGCAGGTGAGAGGATGGGTGGAGGGTTGGTGGGCGATGACCTTTGTCCTCTGTGAATTTCTTGGTATATTTGTGGCCTTGAAAGGTTGGGAATGGACTGACGGATTTGTGCTCTTGTGTTTTATACACAGGTCAAAATGCAGCCTCACAGACCGGTATCGCCTCCACCTCTCAGCCGCAGACCTCCTGTTTGTTCTGGCGCTGCCGTTCTGGGCCGTGGACTCAGCCCTGGCTGACTGGCGCTTCGGGGAGGCCACCTGCATCGGCGTGCATGTTATTTACACAGTCAACCTGTACGGCAGCGTGCTCATCCTGGCGTTCATCAGCCTGGACCGCTACATGGCAGTCGTCCGCGCCACAGACACCAACACTGGTGGGCTGAGGCAGCTGCTGGCTCACAGACTGGTCTTTGTAGGTGAGTGTCCAAATGTTTTATACATCGTATCTtacatctcctcctctcgtGTCTTCTCATGTCCTCTCATCCCACAGTCCCTCATGTATTTTCATGTCTTCCTCCCTCAGGTGCCTGGTTGCCTGCTGGCCTGCTAGCAGTGCCGGACTTGATTTTTGCCAGGActcaggagggaggagagggggccACTCTGTGCCAGCGCTTCTACCCAGTAGACAACGCTCCTCTCTGGGTTGCAGTGTTCCACCTCCAGCTGGTCCTAGTCGGCCTGATCATCCCTGGCCTGGTCCTGCTGGTGTGTTACTGTGTCATCGTCACCAGGCTGACCCGGGGTCCGCTGGGGGGCCAGAGGCAGAAGCGACGAGCGGTCAGGACCACCATCGCATTGGTGCTCTGCTTCTTTGTGTGTTGGCTGCCCTACGGACTGGGCATCTCTGTGGACGCTCTGCTGCGCCTGGAGGTCCTGCCACGCAGCTGCAGGCTGGAGGCTGTTCTAGGCGTGTGGTTGGCAGTGGCTGAGCCCATGGCCTTCGCACACTGCTGCCTGAACCCACTGCTTTACGCTTTCCTGGGGGCCGGGTTCAAGAGTTCAGCCCGCAGAGCCCTCACACTGAGCCGCGCGTCCAGTTTGAAGATTTTACCACGAAGAAGACCTGGGGCCTCTACGACCACTGAATCTGAGTCATCCAGTTTACATTCCAGCTAGTGTTGATTTGTgctgttgagtgtgtgtgtcctgtatatactgtatgtgtgtgtgtgtgtgtgtgtgtgtgtgtgtgtgcatgagaaaGTTTACACAAAGTATCTGAGAAAGTAAGGAGCATACAGTCTGCTGGCTCATGACTCGTCCTCTCCCTCATCGTGGTGTTTTCTCTTGTAAAtagtgttttcaaaatgttctcaGTTTGTACTATTTTATACATGTTtgtaataaaatagaaaaacaatacaTATTTGTGAGATGGCTTTCATTATGAACTACATTTCTTACTTCCTACTTTCTAACTTCCTCTTAAAACTTGTATACTTTTAATTGTGAAATTCACCTATTCATATACCTAAATAAATACCATTTTACAGTCATATATTGGATActattttgaatatatatataattttttactCATATTCATTTTGTCCACCATACCTGCCTATAAAGgtctgtatatgtatatatagatatatatgtatctatatataaatatagatatacactaccgttcaaaagtttggggtcacccagaaacatttcgtgttttccatgaaaactcacacttttatttatcaaatgagttgcaaaatgaatagaaaatatagtcaagacattgacaaggttagaaataatgatttttatttgaaatattaattttgttcttcaaactttgctttcgtcacagaatgctccatttgcagcaattgcagcattgcagacctttg
Above is a window of Hippoglossus hippoglossus isolate fHipHip1 chromosome 17, fHipHip1.pri, whole genome shotgun sequence DNA encoding:
- the si:ch211-227n13.3 gene encoding uncharacterized protein si:ch211-227n13.3 isoform X1, which gives rise to MSRPASDSESEADDLESLIHSLSIRVEYYRSFEYCLKWEESMYTTRSSRIKKASKKSPQRSPSPNEEDIQRKLRGKKRQKKTEAGDGAVNTNKLSNRDLIDIINDTNDAKSLAEEVEGKSVEVADKAVDESDEDCVSVSSSIASGPSTFCPTNLKRWSSLQSLCSACQKLYQRAEKMKTPIKDKLLDDDPNSLTCDHWVLIKQWRPRRLPNARGKLLTHVKVVKKRLNSGVKRSEMYETESSACSRPHTFLQRNLRCCVRVPAKKGRKRKIRRKRARGDSQGSRPAKQRRLHSNSPRQHLSRSCTRGSSPQPTSSLSSSPAFERCDDRKGDNQADKHTTVEVTPCTVHLETLKMKDLPPEKKTPKKSGFGKLLSQLRGNSSMIVREKC
- the si:ch211-227n13.3 gene encoding uncharacterized protein si:ch211-227n13.3 isoform X2 yields the protein MYTTRSSRIKKASKKSPQRSPSPNEEDIQRKLRGKKRQKKTEAGDGAVNTNKLSNRDLIDIINDTNDAKSLAEEVEGKSVEVADKAVDESDEDCVSVSSSIASGPSTFCPTNLKRWSSLQSLCSACQKLYQRAEKMKTPIKDKLLDDDPNSLTCDHWVLIKQWRPRRLPNARGKLLTHVKVVKKRLNSGVKRSEMYETESSACSRPHTFLQRNLRCCVRVPAKKGRKRKIRRKRARGDSQGSRPAKQRRLHSNSPRQHLSRSCTRGSSPQPTSSLSSSPAFERCDDRKGDNQADKHTTVEVTPCTVHLETLKMKDLPPEKKTPKKSGFGKLLSQLRGNSSMIVREKC
- the LOC117778739 gene encoding C-X-C chemokine receptor type 4-like; translation: MSYYEHIFLNYDLNDTGSGSGSGELGVDLEEPCEVEHVMTTDLQRVFLPVVYALIFILGITGNGLVVVVLGCQRRSKCSLTDRYRLHLSAADLLFVLALPFWAVDSALADWRFGEATCIGVHVIYTVNLYGSVLILAFISLDRYMAVVRATDTNTGGLRQLLAHRLVFVGAWLPAGLLAVPDLIFARTQEGGEGATLCQRFYPVDNAPLWVAVFHLQLVLVGLIIPGLVLLVCYCVIVTRLTRGPLGGQRQKRRAVRTTIALVLCFFVCWLPYGLGISVDALLRLEVLPRSCRLEAVLGVWLAVAEPMAFAHCCLNPLLYAFLGAGFKSSARRALTLSRASSLKILPRRRPGASTTTESESSSLHSS